From the Microbacterium sp. W4I4 genome, one window contains:
- a CDS encoding AI-2E family transporter — translation MKIHSPFRTALVATLGVGLGIVLLTSVQTLSTVILYLGTALFLSLGLDPLVTFLERRGLPRWAAVLTTIVAVLGIFTVIVLIVLPVVIQQISQLVSQVTALIVDGDTTVQNFRDWLTETFPNLQVDAVFAYVENWMQQEDWAKNVTEWSASIGQGVLIVGGAVLAGLFGAFIVLVLTIYLTASTPSLKRAVYQLVPASRRERFIDIADQITDSVGHYVMGQVTLGVINGVLSSIYLSIIGAPFTAVLAVIAFFFSLIPLVGTLTGSTIIVLTCLLPGVGAPSTALAAAIYYLIYMQIEAYLLAPRIMSRAVAVPGAVVVIAALSGGALLGLLGALIAIPVAASILIIYRQVLIPRMNER, via the coding sequence ATGAAGATCCACAGCCCATTCCGCACCGCACTGGTGGCCACGCTCGGCGTCGGCCTCGGCATCGTGCTGCTCACCAGCGTGCAGACCCTTTCGACCGTCATCCTCTACCTCGGCACAGCGCTCTTCCTGAGCCTGGGCCTGGATCCCCTGGTGACTTTCCTCGAGCGCCGTGGCCTTCCGCGCTGGGCGGCTGTGCTGACCACGATCGTGGCCGTGCTGGGCATCTTCACGGTCATCGTCCTCATCGTCCTCCCTGTTGTCATCCAGCAGATCTCGCAGTTGGTGTCGCAGGTGACCGCGTTGATCGTCGACGGCGACACCACGGTGCAGAACTTCCGCGACTGGCTGACCGAGACCTTCCCCAACCTCCAGGTGGACGCGGTCTTCGCTTACGTCGAGAACTGGATGCAGCAGGAGGACTGGGCCAAGAACGTCACCGAGTGGAGCGCCTCGATCGGACAAGGCGTGCTGATCGTCGGCGGCGCAGTACTGGCAGGTCTCTTCGGCGCGTTCATCGTGCTCGTGCTCACCATCTACCTGACCGCCTCCACTCCCTCACTCAAGCGCGCCGTCTACCAGCTTGTCCCCGCCTCACGGCGCGAGCGCTTCATCGACATCGCCGACCAGATCACCGACTCCGTCGGGCACTACGTCATGGGGCAGGTGACGCTGGGCGTGATCAACGGCGTCCTGAGCTCGATCTACCTGAGCATCATCGGCGCGCCGTTCACCGCCGTCCTCGCCGTCATCGCGTTCTTCTTCTCGCTCATCCCGCTGGTCGGCACGCTCACCGGCTCGACGATCATCGTGCTGACCTGTCTGCTGCCCGGCGTCGGCGCACCGTCGACCGCCCTCGCCGCCGCGATCTACTACCTCATCTACATGCAGATCGAGGCGTATCTGCTCGCGCCGCGCATCATGAGCCGGGCCGTCGCCGTGCCCGGCGCGGTCGTCGTTATCGCTGCTCTCTCCGGAGGCGCGCTCCTCGGCCTGCTCGGCGCACTGATCGCCATCCCCGTGGCGGCCAGCATTCTGATCATCTACCGTCAGGTGCTGATCCCGCGGATGAACGAACGCTGA
- a CDS encoding alpha/beta hydrolase, whose product MSFEIRGPILLPAERADVVFETADGVSLVGELAVPRDRPPVTTLVTLHPLPTAGGNMDSHIIRKTSARLPAQASLAVLRFNTRGTASPRGTSGGAFDGGAGEQFDVAAAVEFVRERGLPRPWLVGWSFGTELALKYGRDHDVEGVILLSPPLHRATDHDLAGWRGDEREMIVVVPEHDDFLRPAEARERFAAVPHARLIAVDGGRHLWVGESQTRRIMTEIVAAVNPTALPLSTDWER is encoded by the coding sequence ATGAGCTTCGAGATCCGCGGCCCGATTCTGCTTCCCGCCGAGCGCGCCGACGTCGTGTTCGAGACCGCTGATGGGGTGTCTCTGGTCGGCGAGCTCGCCGTGCCGAGGGATCGGCCGCCGGTCACGACTTTGGTGACCCTGCACCCGCTGCCGACGGCCGGCGGGAACATGGACTCCCACATCATCCGCAAGACCTCCGCCCGGCTGCCCGCGCAGGCCTCTCTCGCCGTGCTTCGCTTCAACACCCGCGGCACGGCCTCGCCGCGGGGAACCAGCGGCGGCGCGTTCGACGGCGGAGCGGGCGAGCAGTTCGACGTCGCTGCGGCCGTCGAGTTCGTGCGCGAGCGGGGACTGCCGCGGCCGTGGCTGGTGGGCTGGTCGTTCGGCACCGAGCTCGCCCTGAAGTACGGACGCGATCATGATGTGGAGGGGGTCATCCTGCTCTCTCCGCCGCTCCACCGCGCGACGGATCACGATCTCGCCGGCTGGCGCGGCGACGAGCGGGAGATGATCGTCGTCGTCCCCGAGCATGACGACTTCCTGCGTCCGGCCGAAGCGCGGGAGCGATTCGCCGCGGTACCGCACGCCAGGCTGATCGCCGTCGACGGCGGACGGCACCTGTGGGTGGGGGAGAGTCAGACGCGTCGGATCATGACGGAGATCGTCGCGGCGGTGAATCCCACCGCCCTTCCGCTGAGCACCGACTGGGAGCGCTGA
- a CDS encoding transglycosylase SLT domain-containing protein yields MTPDNELISSSTRPNASRRTKTNPWRRRLSAVGAGLAVIGFSAALLAPTGTAVADPTTAGDSELTAYSLAAQDTQNITVTVEGAKIEPVARGTFEVYVKPKPKPKPTAQPASTKSGSSAPSRPKYTGGGSKEEWMSAAGIASSDWPYVDYIVSRESGWNPNATNKSSGACGLVQALPCSKVPGNGYNPVDNLRWGSGYASGRYGGWAGAYRFWTTHHWW; encoded by the coding sequence GTGACTCCCGATAACGAATTGATATCGTCCTCGACGCGCCCGAACGCGTCGAGGCGGACGAAGACGAATCCCTGGCGACGTCGGCTCAGCGCCGTCGGCGCGGGGCTCGCGGTGATCGGCTTCTCCGCGGCTCTGCTCGCGCCTACCGGTACCGCCGTCGCGGACCCCACCACCGCGGGGGATTCCGAGCTCACCGCGTACTCCCTGGCTGCCCAGGACACGCAGAACATCACCGTGACGGTCGAGGGCGCGAAGATCGAGCCCGTCGCACGCGGCACGTTCGAGGTCTACGTCAAGCCGAAGCCCAAGCCGAAGCCCACCGCTCAGCCGGCCTCGACCAAATCCGGATCCAGCGCCCCGTCGCGGCCGAAATACACAGGCGGCGGTTCGAAGGAGGAGTGGATGTCGGCGGCCGGCATCGCCTCCAGCGACTGGCCGTACGTCGATTACATCGTCTCCCGCGAGAGTGGCTGGAACCCGAACGCGACGAACAAGTCGTCGGGTGCGTGCGGTCTCGTCCAGGCGCTGCCCTGCAGCAAGGTGCCGGGGAACGGCTACAACCCGGTCGACAACCTGCGCTGGGGCAGCGGCTACGCTTCCGGCCGCTACGGCGGCTGGGCGGGAGCTTACAGGTTCTGGACCACCCACCACTGGTGGTGA
- a CDS encoding DivIVA domain-containing protein, protein MTDADLDVFRDEQEAPAAFPLTSGRQRGYHRSAVDAFLEAARAAFEDERDDFGAEDVRSASFPLVKHGYVIADVDAALGRVEDAFASRRRARAVRAVGVDEWVADARRDAQRILDHLSRAPRHRFARTGGLTFGYRIDEVDHVADRISAYLRDGEALTVEQVRDAAFRMQRGGYREEQVDALLDATVDVMLAVR, encoded by the coding sequence ATGACCGATGCAGACCTCGACGTGTTCCGGGATGAGCAGGAGGCTCCCGCGGCCTTCCCGCTGACGTCCGGGCGACAGCGCGGCTATCACCGCTCTGCCGTGGACGCGTTCCTGGAAGCAGCCCGCGCGGCCTTCGAGGACGAACGCGACGACTTCGGAGCCGAGGACGTGCGCAGTGCATCCTTCCCGCTGGTGAAACACGGGTATGTCATCGCCGACGTCGATGCCGCGCTGGGGCGCGTCGAGGACGCCTTCGCCTCACGGCGCCGCGCCCGTGCTGTGCGCGCCGTCGGCGTCGACGAGTGGGTCGCCGACGCGCGCAGAGACGCCCAGCGCATCCTCGATCACCTCTCCCGCGCGCCGCGGCACCGATTCGCGCGCACCGGCGGGCTGACCTTCGGCTATCGCATCGACGAGGTCGATCACGTGGCCGACCGGATCTCGGCATACCTGCGCGACGGCGAGGCGCTGACGGTGGAGCAGGTGCGAGACGCCGCGTTCCGGATGCAGCGGGGCGGATACCGCGAGGAGCAGGTCGATGCGCTCCTGGACGCCACCGTCGATGTCATGCTCGCGGTGCGCTGA
- a CDS encoding phosphatidate cytidylyltransferase yields MSGENHSEDRRPAAQEPRRDVGPASPADADAQAHDAEDVATPVRGVPRPAPDPVPLADSAFPAFDASQVPPRPAVPGAADSAGRGPSTATGSQGAIRDQWRAKRDELETHVTQARDQIETHVSQARDHFDQANERIKARTGRNLILAIVIGVAFGGALVASLLFVKWLFVPVALAAGLLGTYELSRALRAGGRRVDVAPQLIAAVGVLLAAASGEFWISWVVLIVAVSFIAVWRMVAQMVVKDGRTYGDVLADVVVGAFVQIYVPFLTSVAIMLLFQENGQWWVLSFVAIAVAADTCAYAAGLAFGKHPMAPRISPKKTWEGFAGAVLGSLVVGVLLAIFLLHLEWWGGLILGAAILLSATLGDLGESMLKRDLGIKDMSSWLPGHGGLLDRLDSILPSTVPALALYLLLSPWIGF; encoded by the coding sequence ATGTCCGGCGAGAACCACTCCGAGGATCGACGCCCGGCCGCGCAGGAGCCGCGCCGGGACGTCGGCCCGGCGTCGCCTGCCGACGCGGATGCGCAGGCGCACGACGCCGAGGACGTCGCGACCCCCGTGCGCGGTGTTCCCCGGCCGGCACCCGACCCGGTGCCGCTCGCAGACAGCGCCTTCCCCGCGTTCGACGCGTCACAGGTGCCGCCTCGTCCTGCCGTTCCCGGTGCTGCGGACTCTGCCGGGCGCGGCCCGAGCACGGCGACCGGCTCCCAGGGAGCCATCCGCGACCAGTGGCGGGCCAAGCGAGACGAACTCGAGACGCATGTCACTCAGGCGCGCGACCAGATCGAGACCCACGTGTCGCAGGCGCGTGATCACTTCGATCAGGCGAACGAGCGGATCAAGGCGCGCACCGGTCGCAACCTCATCCTCGCGATCGTCATCGGGGTGGCCTTCGGCGGTGCCCTCGTGGCGTCGCTGCTCTTCGTGAAGTGGCTGTTCGTGCCGGTCGCCCTGGCCGCCGGGCTCCTCGGAACATACGAACTCTCGCGCGCGCTGCGCGCAGGCGGACGCCGCGTCGACGTGGCGCCCCAGCTCATCGCCGCCGTCGGAGTGCTGTTGGCCGCGGCGTCCGGGGAATTCTGGATCAGCTGGGTCGTGCTGATCGTCGCGGTCTCGTTCATCGCAGTCTGGCGGATGGTCGCCCAGATGGTCGTGAAGGACGGTCGCACCTACGGGGACGTCCTCGCGGATGTCGTTGTCGGCGCCTTCGTGCAGATCTACGTGCCCTTCCTCACCTCGGTGGCGATCATGCTGCTGTTCCAGGAGAACGGGCAGTGGTGGGTGCTGTCGTTCGTCGCGATCGCCGTAGCCGCCGACACCTGCGCCTACGCGGCCGGTCTCGCGTTCGGCAAGCATCCGATGGCGCCGCGAATCAGCCCGAAGAAGACCTGGGAGGGCTTCGCGGGCGCCGTCCTGGGGTCGCTCGTCGTGGGCGTGCTGCTCGCGATCTTCCTGCTGCACCTCGAATGGTGGGGCGGCCTGATCCTCGGCGCCGCCATCCTGCTCTCGGCGACCCTGGGCGATCTGGGGGAGTCGATGCTCAAGCGCGACCTCGGCATCAAGGACATGAGCTCCTGGCTTCCCGGCCATGGCGGCCTGCTCGATCGGCTGGACAGCATCCTGCCCTCGACGGTGCCTGCGCTGGCCCTGTACCTTTTGCTCTCTCCGTGGATTGGCTTCTGA
- the frr gene encoding ribosome recycling factor — protein MIADVLTDTTGRMARAVEAAKEDFTTVRTGRANPQMFQKVMVDYYGSPTPLAQLASLANPEARSLIVTPYDKSALRAIEQAIRDMPNLGANPTNDGNIVRVTMPELTMERRKEYVKLVRTKAEDAKVRVRGIRRKAKDELDALKDEVGEDEVARGEKELDALTRQHVDAIDDALKRKEAELLEV, from the coding sequence GTGATCGCGGATGTCCTCACCGACACCACCGGACGCATGGCGCGTGCGGTCGAAGCTGCCAAGGAGGACTTCACCACGGTCCGCACCGGCCGCGCCAACCCGCAGATGTTCCAGAAGGTGATGGTGGACTACTACGGTTCGCCGACTCCGCTCGCGCAGCTCGCGTCGCTCGCCAACCCCGAGGCGCGATCGCTCATCGTCACGCCGTACGACAAGTCGGCGCTCCGTGCGATCGAGCAGGCGATCCGCGACATGCCCAACCTGGGTGCGAACCCCACCAACGACGGCAACATCGTCCGTGTGACGATGCCTGAGCTGACGATGGAGCGCCGCAAGGAGTACGTCAAGCTCGTGCGCACCAAGGCCGAGGACGCGAAGGTCCGCGTACGCGGCATCCGTCGCAAGGCCAAGGACGAGCTGGATGCGCTCAAGGACGAGGTCGGTGAGGACGAGGTCGCACGCGGCGAGAAGGAGCTGGATGCTCTGACCCGCCAGCACGTCGACGCCATCGACGACGCCCTCAAGCGCAAAGAGGCAGAGCTCCTCGAGGTCTGA
- the pyrH gene encoding UMP kinase, with protein MTESTGRRRVLLKLSGEAFGGGQLGVNPDVVGQIARDIAAAVDRVEIAIVVGGGNFFRGAELSQRGMDRGRADYMGMLGTVMNALALQDFLEQAGAATRVQSAISMTQVAEPYIPLRAERHMEKGRVVIFGAGAGLPYFSTDTVAAQRALEIGAQEVLVAKNGVDAIYTADPHKDATAERIERVTYRDALQRGLKVVDSTAFSLCMDNAMDMRVFGMEPAGNVTRALLGEPIGTLVTA; from the coding sequence ATGACCGAAAGCACAGGACGCCGCCGCGTTCTCCTCAAGCTCTCCGGCGAAGCGTTCGGGGGCGGCCAGCTCGGCGTGAACCCTGATGTGGTCGGCCAGATCGCCCGTGACATCGCCGCCGCGGTGGACAGGGTCGAGATCGCCATCGTCGTCGGCGGCGGCAACTTCTTCCGCGGAGCCGAGCTCAGCCAGCGCGGAATGGACCGCGGCCGCGCAGACTACATGGGCATGCTCGGCACCGTGATGAACGCGCTCGCCCTGCAGGACTTCCTCGAGCAGGCGGGTGCGGCCACGCGCGTGCAGTCCGCGATCTCGATGACCCAGGTCGCCGAACCGTACATCCCGCTGCGCGCGGAGCGGCACATGGAGAAGGGACGCGTCGTGATCTTCGGCGCCGGCGCGGGCCTGCCCTACTTCTCCACCGATACGGTGGCCGCCCAGCGCGCGCTGGAGATCGGTGCCCAGGAGGTGCTCGTCGCCAAGAACGGCGTCGACGCGATCTACACCGCCGACCCCCACAAGGACGCCACGGCCGAGCGCATCGAGCGGGTCACGTATCGCGACGCGCTGCAGCGCGGTCTCAAGGTCGTCGACTCGACGGCTTTCAGCCTCTGCATGGACAACGCCATGGACATGCGCGTGTTCGGCATGGAGCCGGCGGGCAATGTCACCCGGGCGCTGCTGGGCGAGCCGATCGGCACGCTCGTCACCGCCTGA
- the tsf gene encoding translation elongation factor Ts — protein MANFTIADIKALREQLGTGMVDTKKALEEADGDVEKATEILRLKGAKGNAKRADRSTSEGLIVARETEGAVTLIELACETDFVAKNERFITLADKVADAVAAVGADSVEAALAAPAGDQTVEQLISDEAAIIGEKVELRKVRTVKGEGLSAYLHRTSKDLPPQIGVVVAYTGDDAETARSIAQHISFANPSYLTREDVPAADVDKEREIVTEISRNEGKPEAALPKIVEGRVTSFFKQVALLEQDYAKDNKLSVSQVAKDAGITVTDFARFKVGA, from the coding sequence ATGGCCAACTTCACCATCGCCGACATCAAGGCGCTGCGCGAGCAGCTCGGCACAGGAATGGTCGACACCAAGAAGGCGCTCGAGGAGGCTGACGGCGACGTCGAGAAGGCCACCGAGATCCTGCGTCTGAAGGGTGCGAAGGGCAACGCGAAGCGCGCCGACCGCTCCACCAGCGAGGGCCTCATCGTCGCTCGGGAGACCGAGGGTGCCGTCACGCTGATCGAGCTCGCCTGCGAGACCGACTTCGTCGCGAAGAACGAGCGCTTCATCACGCTCGCCGACAAGGTGGCGGACGCCGTCGCCGCTGTCGGTGCAGACTCCGTCGAGGCTGCACTCGCAGCTCCCGCCGGTGACCAGACCGTCGAGCAGCTCATCTCCGATGAGGCTGCGATCATCGGCGAGAAGGTCGAGCTCCGCAAGGTCCGCACCGTCAAGGGCGAGGGCCTCTCGGCCTACCTGCACCGCACGAGCAAGGACCTGCCGCCGCAGATCGGCGTCGTCGTCGCCTACACGGGTGACGACGCCGAGACCGCTCGCAGCATCGCGCAGCACATCTCGTTCGCGAACCCGTCCTACCTGACCCGCGAGGACGTCCCCGCGGCAGATGTGGACAAGGAGCGTGAGATCGTCACCGAGATCTCCCGCAACGAGGGCAAGCCCGAGGCCGCACTGCCGAAGATCGTCGAAGGTCGCGTGACCTCGTTCTTCAAGCAGGTCGCCCTGCTCGAGCAGGACTACGCCAAGGACAACAAGCTGTCCGTGAGCCAGGTCGCGAAGGATGCCGGTATCACCGTCACCGACTTCGCCCGGTTCAAGGTCGGCGCGTAA
- the rpsB gene encoding 30S ribosomal protein S2, with the protein MAVVTIRQLLDSGVHFGHQTRRWNPKVKRFILTERSGIHIIDLQQSLGYIDSAYDFVKETVARGGTILFVGTKKQAQEILAEQATRVGQPFVNQRWLGGLLTNFQTIAKRLARMKELEELDYETPSVSGFTKKELLLKKRELDKLHKSLGGIRNLTKTPSALWVVDAKREHLAIDEAKKLGIPVIGILDTNADPDDFQYPIPGNDDAIRSVSLLTRIIADAAAEGLQQKHNPESGDAEPLAEWEKELLEGSDAPAAETEAPAAEATEAPVAEETVEAPVAEETVEAPAAEETVEAPAAEEAPAEAAADSDAK; encoded by the coding sequence ATGGCTGTGGTCACCATCCGCCAGCTGCTCGACAGCGGCGTGCACTTCGGACACCAGACCCGTCGGTGGAACCCGAAGGTGAAGCGCTTCATCCTCACCGAGCGCAGCGGCATCCACATCATCGACCTGCAGCAGTCGCTGGGCTACATCGACTCGGCCTACGACTTCGTCAAGGAGACCGTCGCCCGTGGTGGCACGATCCTCTTCGTCGGCACCAAGAAGCAGGCTCAGGAGATCCTCGCCGAGCAGGCGACCCGCGTCGGCCAGCCCTTCGTGAACCAGCGCTGGCTCGGTGGACTCCTCACCAACTTCCAGACCATCGCCAAGCGTCTGGCCCGCATGAAGGAGCTCGAGGAGCTCGACTACGAGACCCCCTCGGTCTCGGGCTTCACCAAGAAGGAGCTGCTGCTCAAGAAGCGCGAGCTCGACAAGCTGCACAAGTCGCTCGGCGGCATCCGCAACCTCACCAAGACGCCGTCCGCCCTGTGGGTCGTCGACGCCAAGCGCGAGCACCTCGCGATCGATGAGGCCAAGAAGCTCGGCATCCCGGTGATCGGCATCCTCGACACCAACGCCGACCCGGACGACTTCCAGTACCCGATCCCCGGCAACGACGACGCGATCCGCTCCGTCTCGCTGCTGACCCGCATCATCGCCGACGCCGCGGCCGAGGGCCTGCAGCAGAAGCACAACCCCGAGTCGGGCGACGCCGAGCCGCTGGCCGAGTGGGAGAAGGAGCTCCTCGAGGGCTCTGACGCTCCTGCCGCCGAGACCGAGGCTCCCGCCGCCGAGGCCACCGAGGCTCCCGTCGCTGAGGAGACCGTCGAGGCTCCCGTCGCTGAGGAGACCGTCGAGGCTCCCGCCGCCGAGGAGACCGTCGAGGCTCCGGCCGCTGAAGAGGCACCGGCCGAGGCCGCTGCTGACTCAGACGCCAAGTAA
- a CDS encoding murein hydrolase activator EnvC: MTAFIGWRGRRHRRLSVLALGIAMGLLLGGSADRATAVTGELIRAGEATPGDSAPGYPWVWPTDGQRLVIAPFRAPAHDYGPGHRGMDVAAEPGSQVQSPADGVIAFRGTVVDRPLITIDHGRGYVTTLEPVASDLSPGDVVTAGDVLGVLADGGHAPRGTLHVGVRVDDVYVNPRGLFGTPPRAILLPCCAS; encoded by the coding sequence ATGACGGCGTTCATCGGGTGGCGCGGACGACGGCATCGGCGGTTGTCGGTGCTGGCGCTCGGCATCGCCATGGGGCTGCTGCTGGGCGGATCGGCAGACCGCGCGACGGCCGTCACCGGTGAGCTCATCCGCGCCGGCGAGGCGACGCCAGGTGACTCCGCACCCGGCTACCCGTGGGTGTGGCCCACGGACGGTCAGCGGCTGGTGATCGCTCCGTTCCGCGCACCGGCCCATGACTACGGGCCGGGGCATCGTGGGATGGATGTGGCGGCGGAGCCCGGCTCTCAGGTGCAGTCCCCGGCGGACGGCGTGATCGCGTTCCGCGGCACCGTCGTCGACCGCCCGTTGATCACCATCGATCACGGTCGCGGCTATGTCACGACTCTGGAGCCCGTGGCATCCGATCTCTCCCCCGGCGACGTGGTGACCGCGGGTGATGTCCTCGGCGTGCTCGCCGACGGAGGTCACGCGCCGCGTGGCACCCTGCATGTCGGGGTGCGGGTGGATGACGTGTACGTGAATCCGCGTGGACTGTTCGGGACGCCGCCGCGGGCGATCCTGCTTCCGTGCTGCGCGAGCTGA
- a CDS encoding tyrosine recombinase XerC, giving the protein MRFSEAADAFTTHLAQVRRLSPSTVRAYRSDLADLGRATGDIEIADIDLEALRDWLWQATQRGDARSTMARRAAAVRSFFSWAHDADMVALDPSLRLITPRRAKTLPVVASADGMRTLLEDQRAAASGGDPVALRDHALLELLYAAAIRVSELCGIDVDDLDLQRRTVRVLGKGAKERVVPFGAPAAEALGAFLTRGRPTLLARAEKATPALFLGARGARMGPRTAYTVVARVLGPIVGAEHVGPHALRHSAATHLLDGGADLRAVQEILGHASLGTTQIYTHVSAERLTASYRLAHPRA; this is encoded by the coding sequence ATGAGGTTCTCGGAGGCCGCCGACGCGTTCACGACGCATCTGGCGCAGGTGCGTCGCCTGTCGCCGTCGACCGTCCGCGCGTACCGCTCCGACCTCGCCGACCTCGGGCGGGCCACCGGCGACATCGAGATCGCAGACATCGATCTCGAGGCGCTGCGCGACTGGCTCTGGCAGGCGACGCAGCGCGGCGACGCGCGCTCCACCATGGCGAGGCGGGCGGCCGCCGTGCGCTCCTTCTTCTCCTGGGCCCACGATGCGGACATGGTCGCCCTCGACCCGAGTCTGCGTCTCATCACGCCGCGACGCGCGAAGACACTTCCCGTCGTGGCGTCCGCCGACGGCATGCGGACGCTGCTGGAGGACCAGCGCGCCGCCGCCTCGGGCGGCGACCCGGTCGCGCTGCGCGATCATGCTCTGCTCGAACTGCTGTACGCGGCCGCGATCCGCGTCTCGGAGCTCTGCGGGATCGACGTCGACGACCTCGACCTTCAGCGCCGTACCGTACGGGTGCTCGGCAAGGGGGCCAAGGAGCGCGTCGTCCCGTTCGGCGCCCCTGCGGCCGAGGCACTGGGCGCGTTCCTGACGCGGGGTCGCCCGACCCTGCTCGCCCGCGCCGAGAAGGCGACACCCGCGCTCTTCCTCGGCGCCCGCGGCGCGCGCATGGGACCCCGAACCGCGTACACCGTCGTCGCCCGGGTCCTCGGACCCATCGTCGGCGCGGAGCACGTCGGCCCCCACGCCCTGCGGCACTCCGCCGCGACCCACCTGCTCGACGGAGGCGCCGACCTGCGCGCGGTGCAGGAGATCCTCGGACATGCCAGCCTCGGCACGACCCAGATCTACACGCACGTGTCCGCCGAGCGCCTCACCGCCAGTTATCGACTCGCCCACCCGCGGGCGTGA
- the dprA gene encoding DNA-processing protein DprA, whose translation MNAVVIRMLDDDRLLPTASRLRPDAAPEETLARVAWSVLVEPGDGVAGALIAEHGAIRALEMAVGEMGESGLLVPGSISPRQLAEAQARWSPRARSQAVWDAMESCLVIGGRLLLPGDDLWPAGLEDLGVHAPVVLWARGDLGRCVGRRTASIVGARAATAYGESVAAELAGDLAAGGVVIISGGAYGIDGAAHRAALGAGGTTIAFLAGGIDRAYPVGHQQLFDRIRAGGAVLSEVPCGSAPTKWRFLQRNRLIAAAGAATVVVEAGWRSGSLNTAGHAAALGRPLGAVPGPISSAASAGCHRLLREYDAVCVTSAQEVRELWQDGADDVATSMPVSPDQVRLLDAVSTRTPRDVNEIARLSGLAEARVRSLLGLLDLDGLVEHVPDGWRRTS comes from the coding sequence ATGAATGCGGTGGTGATCAGGATGCTGGATGACGACAGGCTGCTGCCGACGGCGTCGCGACTGCGGCCGGACGCTGCCCCCGAGGAGACGCTCGCACGGGTGGCGTGGTCGGTGCTCGTGGAGCCGGGCGACGGTGTGGCGGGTGCCCTCATCGCCGAGCACGGGGCTATCCGCGCTCTGGAGATGGCCGTGGGGGAGATGGGGGAGTCGGGCCTGCTGGTGCCGGGCTCGATCTCGCCGCGGCAGCTCGCCGAGGCACAGGCGCGTTGGAGTCCGAGGGCGCGCAGCCAGGCCGTGTGGGACGCGATGGAATCCTGCCTGGTGATCGGAGGACGGCTGCTGCTGCCGGGAGACGATCTGTGGCCCGCCGGCCTCGAGGACCTCGGCGTGCACGCACCCGTGGTGCTCTGGGCGCGAGGTGACCTGGGCAGGTGCGTCGGTCGGCGGACCGCGTCGATCGTCGGGGCTCGTGCGGCCACCGCCTATGGCGAGTCCGTCGCGGCCGAGCTGGCCGGCGACCTCGCCGCCGGCGGCGTGGTCATCATCTCCGGCGGCGCGTATGGCATCGACGGCGCCGCACACCGCGCAGCGCTGGGGGCGGGCGGCACGACGATCGCCTTCCTGGCCGGCGGGATCGACCGTGCCTACCCGGTCGGGCACCAGCAGCTGTTCGACCGGATCCGCGCCGGTGGCGCGGTGCTCAGCGAGGTGCCCTGCGGGAGCGCGCCCACCAAATGGCGGTTCCTGCAGAGAAACAGACTCATCGCCGCGGCCGGCGCGGCCACGGTGGTCGTCGAGGCCGGCTGGCGCAGCGGATCCCTCAACACGGCAGGGCACGCCGCGGCGCTCGGGCGACCGCTGGGGGCCGTCCCCGGCCCCATCTCGTCGGCCGCGTCCGCCGGATGCCATCGACTGCTGCGCGAATACGACGCGGTGTGCGTCACGAGCGCGCAGGAGGTGCGCGAACTGTGGCAGGACGGTGCCGACGACGTCGCGACCTCGATGCCGGTGAGTCCGGATCAGGTCCGCCTCCTCGACGCGGTCAGCACCCGCACACCCCGTGACGTGAACGAGATCGCACGGCTGAGCGGACTCGCGGAGGCCAGGGTGCGCAGCCTGCTGGGGCTGCTCGACCTCGACGGCCTCGTCGAGCACGTGCCGGACGGCTGGCGACGCACCTCCTGA